The Carassius gibelio isolate Cgi1373 ecotype wild population from Czech Republic chromosome B9, carGib1.2-hapl.c, whole genome shotgun sequence genome includes a region encoding these proteins:
- the rubcnl gene encoding protein associated with UVRAG as autophagy enhancer isoform X2, producing MANVGNSCRFVSWLVNSDLNHPDSTDDDDDDDDDDGISEDGLKMCECNAPVAELDSGLFEPEEEYHLPRSSPVISRKRQNTETEKQFGLSLTPPIWELSISPTVKSNCSSLHRLVESSRSEEERTLDHGVSPKGSSGHTQLLSDSHGTVKGVPPVSKDTRSHSFVSGRLHEGLQSKTKRRACSDLPPASVQRSSDRAQKHGSCVDHSTADFYSLDQENAHFVVVDMVLEMLEAVKWVVCLQQLQNTHPPHQDRCEKPNTSKTDSIYSFDSGFEDDSAPKLSPNRYSLASFQSCLQSSEMQCSAEDLAHHLVSEFRKQWFPSELLQNPDNLDSALQEVSVPFMADDRIRLTEEIVQKTRMRGTLTWAPPRFQIIFFVQPTHRRSDVIASQNFLCAGCGTKIEPRYMKKLRYCDYLGKYFCDVCHGGLESVIPGRVLKNWDFARYPVCHFSKQLLDSIWQQPLFRLTSVAKNLYSQAKELQRFRELQEQLVSIKKLLSACRLSAGVLDEFEQLPAHLIQELHLFSMHDLIGVKKGQLCTIAKALIQSAVTHIDICELCQARGFICEFCHGEDVLFPFQRDTCTRCQDCRACFHISCFRDESCPKCARLQKRKTLQEDINL from the exons ATG GCAAATGTGGGCAACAGTTGTCGCTTTGTTAGCTGGTTAGTGAATTCTGATTTAAATCACCCCGAcagcactgatgatgatgatgatgatgatgatgatgatggtattTCTGAAGATGGACTGAAGATGTGTGAATGTAACGCTCCAGTCGCTGAACTGGATTCAGGTCTGTTTGAGCCTGAGGAAGAGTACCATCTACCCCGGAGCAGCCCTGTCATATCCCGCAAGAGACAGAacacagagacagaaaaacagtTTGGTCTGTCTTTGACACCTCCAATATGGGAACTATCTATCTCCCCAACTGTGAAATCTAACTGTTCAAGTCTGCACAGACTGGTAGAGTCCAGTCGCTCAGAGGAAGAGAGAACCCTTGATCACGGTGTTTCACCCAAGGGCTCTTCAGGACACACACAGCTCCTCTCAGATAGTCATGGCACAGTGAAAGGAGTTCCACCTGTCTCTAAGGACACTCGCAGCCACTCTTTTGTTTCTGGGCGATTGCATGAGGGTTTGCAATCAAAGACTAAAAGAAGAGCCTGCTCTGACCTCCCACCAGCATCTGTTCAGAGGAGCTCAGACCGAGCTCAGAAACATGGGTCATGTGTAGATCACTCCACTGCAGACTTCTACAGTCTGGAccag GAAAATGCTCATTTTGTGGTTGTGGATATGGTGTTGGAAATGCTGGAGGCCGTGAAATGGGTCGTGTGTTTGCAGCAGTTACAAAACACTCATCCTCCTCACCAGGACAGATGTGAAAAACCAAATACCTCAAAAACCGACTCAATCTATTCCTTTGACAGCGGGTTTGAGG ATGACAGTGCCCCCAAACTATCTCCAAACAGATACTCCCTGGCTTCTTTTCAGAG TTGTCTACAGAGCTCCGAAATGCAGTGTTCTGCCGAAGATTTAGCCCACCATTTGGTGTCAGAGTTCAGGAAGCAGTGGTTCCCCTCTGAGCTACTGCAAAACCCTGACAACCTCGACTCTGCTCTGCAGGAA GTCTCTGTCCCTTTTATGGCAGATGACAGGATCCGTCTGACTGAAGAGATTGTGCAGAAGACCAGAATGAGAGGAACACTTACCTGGGCTCCACCCAGATTTCAGATCATCTTCTTTGTCCAACCAACACACAG GCGCAGTGATGTTATTGCTTCCCAGAACTTCCTGTGTGCAGGCTGTGGGACTAAAATCGAGCCCA GGTATATGAAGAAGTTGCGGTATTGTGACTACCTGGGTAAATACTTTTGTGATGTCTGCCACGGAGGTTTGGAATCAGTGATTCCAGGTCGGGTTCTGAAGAACTGGGATTTTGCACGGTATCCAGTTTGCCATTTCTCCAAACAGTTACTGGACTCTATATGGCAGCAACCGCTCTTCAGACTTACAAGTGTGGCCAAGAACCTGTACAGTCAGGCCAAAGAGCTGCAGCGTTTCAGA GAACTACAGGAGCAACTTGTATCCATTAAAAAACTTCTGAGCGCATGCAGACTATCAGCTGG AGTACTTGACGAGTTTGAACAACTTCCTGCTCATCTGATACAGGAACTACATCTCTTCTCAATGCATGACCTCATCGGGGTAAAAAAGGGTCAGCTCTGTACCATAGCGAAAGCATTGATACAGTCTGCTGTCACTCACATAGACATCTGTGAG CTGTGTCAGGCCAGAGGTTTTATCTGTGAGTTCTGTCACGGGGAGGACGTGCTTTTCCCTTTTCAGAGAGACACCTGCACCCGCTGCCAAG acTGCAGAGCCTGTTTCCACATCTCATGTTTCCGTGATGAATCATGTCCCAAATGTGCCAGACTGCAAAAACGAAAGACACTTCAGGAAGACATCAATTTATGA
- the rubcnl gene encoding protein associated with UVRAG as autophagy enhancer isoform X1, which produces MQANVGNSCRFVSWLVNSDLNHPDSTDDDDDDDDDDGISEDGLKMCECNAPVAELDSGLFEPEEEYHLPRSSPVISRKRQNTETEKQFGLSLTPPIWELSISPTVKSNCSSLHRLVESSRSEEERTLDHGVSPKGSSGHTQLLSDSHGTVKGVPPVSKDTRSHSFVSGRLHEGLQSKTKRRACSDLPPASVQRSSDRAQKHGSCVDHSTADFYSLDQENAHFVVVDMVLEMLEAVKWVVCLQQLQNTHPPHQDRCEKPNTSKTDSIYSFDSGFEDDSAPKLSPNRYSLASFQSCLQSSEMQCSAEDLAHHLVSEFRKQWFPSELLQNPDNLDSALQEVSVPFMADDRIRLTEEIVQKTRMRGTLTWAPPRFQIIFFVQPTHRRSDVIASQNFLCAGCGTKIEPRYMKKLRYCDYLGKYFCDVCHGGLESVIPGRVLKNWDFARYPVCHFSKQLLDSIWQQPLFRLTSVAKNLYSQAKELQRFRELQEQLVSIKKLLSACRLSAGVLDEFEQLPAHLIQELHLFSMHDLIGVKKGQLCTIAKALIQSAVTHIDICELCQARGFICEFCHGEDVLFPFQRDTCTRCQDCRACFHISCFRDESCPKCARLQKRKTLQEDINL; this is translated from the exons atgcag GCAAATGTGGGCAACAGTTGTCGCTTTGTTAGCTGGTTAGTGAATTCTGATTTAAATCACCCCGAcagcactgatgatgatgatgatgatgatgatgatgatggtattTCTGAAGATGGACTGAAGATGTGTGAATGTAACGCTCCAGTCGCTGAACTGGATTCAGGTCTGTTTGAGCCTGAGGAAGAGTACCATCTACCCCGGAGCAGCCCTGTCATATCCCGCAAGAGACAGAacacagagacagaaaaacagtTTGGTCTGTCTTTGACACCTCCAATATGGGAACTATCTATCTCCCCAACTGTGAAATCTAACTGTTCAAGTCTGCACAGACTGGTAGAGTCCAGTCGCTCAGAGGAAGAGAGAACCCTTGATCACGGTGTTTCACCCAAGGGCTCTTCAGGACACACACAGCTCCTCTCAGATAGTCATGGCACAGTGAAAGGAGTTCCACCTGTCTCTAAGGACACTCGCAGCCACTCTTTTGTTTCTGGGCGATTGCATGAGGGTTTGCAATCAAAGACTAAAAGAAGAGCCTGCTCTGACCTCCCACCAGCATCTGTTCAGAGGAGCTCAGACCGAGCTCAGAAACATGGGTCATGTGTAGATCACTCCACTGCAGACTTCTACAGTCTGGAccag GAAAATGCTCATTTTGTGGTTGTGGATATGGTGTTGGAAATGCTGGAGGCCGTGAAATGGGTCGTGTGTTTGCAGCAGTTACAAAACACTCATCCTCCTCACCAGGACAGATGTGAAAAACCAAATACCTCAAAAACCGACTCAATCTATTCCTTTGACAGCGGGTTTGAGG ATGACAGTGCCCCCAAACTATCTCCAAACAGATACTCCCTGGCTTCTTTTCAGAG TTGTCTACAGAGCTCCGAAATGCAGTGTTCTGCCGAAGATTTAGCCCACCATTTGGTGTCAGAGTTCAGGAAGCAGTGGTTCCCCTCTGAGCTACTGCAAAACCCTGACAACCTCGACTCTGCTCTGCAGGAA GTCTCTGTCCCTTTTATGGCAGATGACAGGATCCGTCTGACTGAAGAGATTGTGCAGAAGACCAGAATGAGAGGAACACTTACCTGGGCTCCACCCAGATTTCAGATCATCTTCTTTGTCCAACCAACACACAG GCGCAGTGATGTTATTGCTTCCCAGAACTTCCTGTGTGCAGGCTGTGGGACTAAAATCGAGCCCA GGTATATGAAGAAGTTGCGGTATTGTGACTACCTGGGTAAATACTTTTGTGATGTCTGCCACGGAGGTTTGGAATCAGTGATTCCAGGTCGGGTTCTGAAGAACTGGGATTTTGCACGGTATCCAGTTTGCCATTTCTCCAAACAGTTACTGGACTCTATATGGCAGCAACCGCTCTTCAGACTTACAAGTGTGGCCAAGAACCTGTACAGTCAGGCCAAAGAGCTGCAGCGTTTCAGA GAACTACAGGAGCAACTTGTATCCATTAAAAAACTTCTGAGCGCATGCAGACTATCAGCTGG AGTACTTGACGAGTTTGAACAACTTCCTGCTCATCTGATACAGGAACTACATCTCTTCTCAATGCATGACCTCATCGGGGTAAAAAAGGGTCAGCTCTGTACCATAGCGAAAGCATTGATACAGTCTGCTGTCACTCACATAGACATCTGTGAG CTGTGTCAGGCCAGAGGTTTTATCTGTGAGTTCTGTCACGGGGAGGACGTGCTTTTCCCTTTTCAGAGAGACACCTGCACCCGCTGCCAAG acTGCAGAGCCTGTTTCCACATCTCATGTTTCCGTGATGAATCATGTCCCAAATGTGCCAGACTGCAAAAACGAAAGACACTTCAGGAAGACATCAATTTATGA